TCAGGTATCTGTTCCAGATTTGGCGACAGCTTCTGACTGGACTGGGGCCTTGATGTTCTTGAAAACCTTGCTCATTCTCTTAGATGTAACTGTATGTGAACATGATGGTGTGGCGTATGATAAAGATTCTATTCTAGAATTTCATTTCACAGATATTTTCTTATCAGCTCTTTCAGAATTGACTAAGGAAGTAAAAGTCCATCCCATCGTGGAAATTATGGGAGTGAAACGTCCTATTTACATCAATGAACTCTACCTAGGGCAGATAATCCATGTGCCGGACGAGCAACTCTTAAATAGTTATGACCAGCGTTTGCGCTTTACCCAACAGCTAAATGCTTATTACTCTGAGCAGCAAGTTTTTAAAGTAGAGCAAAATGGAGAGGACATCATTATCCCTATCAATTATCTAAATAGTGAAGGACGAACAATCTTACCGGCTCAACCAGAGCTAGAACCTCAATATTTACAAGAGTATCGAGGAAGTAAGGTTGCAGTTGCACGACTATTTATCATGACAGCCGATGGGGAAAAACTAGCCGAGGTTCCTTATCGACAGTTCTTAGAGTCGTTGACTGAGGGCATCTATATGCTAGATGCCAAGTATGTTCTTGTGGACCCGATTTCTCCTGAAACTCTGCAAGCTGTCTTGAAAAAGGGAGGATTTTAAGAAAAATTCCTGTTCAGTTAACGTTTTCAGATGTTAGAAAATAATGAAGAAGATAGTGTAAAGATAATCATCTGAAAAGTCTCTCAGATGGTTTTAAGTTTTTCGCATGTTGATTCTACTTATATTTTTTATGCTATAATGAGACTAGAATTAAAACTCTCATTCAACAGGTAAAAATAGCGAACTACTTATGCCAACGATTGACACAACGGGGCATTCTTACGATGATTTTCTATCTGCGATTGAACGTCAAGGCTATTATGAAATCAAAAATCCACGTGTCTATAAGCCAGGTACTAATGAAATTGAGCAAGTTGAAGGGATTTTTAGAATTAACCAATGGAGTAAATAAATGAAGACTTATAAATTGAAAAATAAAGAGAATTATAGATATTTTGTCAAACATTATCTAGAGGTGATGAAGGAAGGAAAAGAAGCAGAAGCATTTCTAGGAACAGAAGCTAAGTATCGTTTTCGGCAACGAGATTCTTATGAAGTGGATAGTACAGATATTGGAGTATTAATGGAATATTGCTTATACCCTTTGTATGTGGAAGGTGATAAGGATATAGCGCGCAGAACCTTTGAAATCTTGAAAGATTTTAGCTTATCGGTTGACCTAGTCAAATTAGATAAGGTGACTGATTATATTTCTATTCAAAACTGGTTTTTAACTGAATATTCCAATCTTCCCTTTGTTATTGAAATAGATGAGTTAGTAAGAAATATTATAGAAAGTATTTCAAAATTATCAGATGAGCAGAAACGTACTTATACCTATGAAAGACTCTGTAATGTATTAGACCGTAGTCCATTATACAGACAGTGTGACGAAGAAAAGGTAGAGAAGATTCTCAAGGAATTCAAGGAAAAATACTACAATCCCCCTAAGGTAGTAGAGCTATAGCAAACGCCATAGTGAATGTAAGAGTTGTGGAGAATTTTAAATGAGAAAACAGGAATTATTAGACTTTTTAAAATTTAATAGTAACAAACTTAGATATTATACTGTGTACTTAAATAAAAAAGTTTTAGAGCAGTTTGCGATAGGGTATTATCAGGATTTAAGTGCAAATAGATTTATAGTGTATGAGGTGACTGAACGTCAACAGTTATATGAAAAAGCTAGTTTTGAAAGAGAAAAGGATGCTATTGAAGAATTATATGAGATTGTAAAGTTTAGATGTAGGATTAAAAGTATCCCTATTCTGTTAGAGGTTTCAGAAATTGATGCAATCGGAACGAGTGATACAGACTTGGAACTTTTATTAATTGATGGTAATCTTTGGCTTCCAGATACCGAAGAGGAGCATCTCTTGAAACTTCAAGAAAAACTTAACAACTATATCTACTTCCTCGAAAGCAAGCAGTATGTGGCACGATACGGTGATAAGTTTGACAAAAAAGTCATCCATATCACATTCCAGTATTCCCCATCAGACAACGGTCTAGCCTTTCTCGCAGCTGTTCAGAAAGTATTGCAACCGACTGATATGAGCTTGAAGGTAGAATTGCCGGAGTGATAAAGGGAGCGGAAACGATGCTAGCTATTTTTATTGATTCTATAGGTGACAAGTCAGGAACCTATAAGTTGTTAAGAAACCATTCATCCTTGCCTCTTTCTTTAATCCAATCTAGAATCAAAGATCATGACGCGGTGATAGAAGTAGACATGTTAGATTTGGATGGATTGAGAAAGGTTCGAGAACTCATCCGTGAGTTGAGTGCTATTGGGACCAAGGTTACGATGAGGGATTCGACTGGTATTATCTCCTTAGAAATAGTAAATAATCTTATTTCTACTTTTGAAGAGATTGCGGCAGAGAGAGAAGAACTGGATGCTCTGATGTTTGAAGAGGAAGAGTAATTGATTTGTTAGTTTCTAAAGGTAACTTGTTTGTCACGAATTCAATATTCAAAAAGAACACCCCGGAAGTTAGAGTGTCATCTCTACCTTTTGGGGTGTCGTTTATTTTTAATAGTTAAGCATTTTAAAGTACCCACGTACGGATAGCATGGGCAACGCCAGATTCATCATTTGTTTTGGTGATGTATTTGGCGATTTTTTTGAGTTCTGGATTTCCATTTTCCATAACAACGGGATTTCCAACGACTTCCAGCATGGTGCGGTCATTCTCTTCGTCACCGATCGCCATGGTTTCATCTTTGGTCAATCCGAGTTTTTCAGCTAGATGGGTAATAGCTGAACCCTTGTCTACATTCTTTTTAAGGAGTTCGAGGTAGAAAGGAGCAGATTTGTTGATGGAGTAGCGCTCGTAAAATTCTGCTGGAATTTTTTCAATCGTAGCGTCGAGAATTTCTGGTTCATCGATAAACATACACTTGACGATTTCCTTGTCAGCCATTTCTTCAGGAGTGCGGTAGAAGATGGGCATGCTGACGAGGGTTGATTCGTGCACCGTGTACTTTCCGATATTGCGATTGGCAGTATAGATACCGTCCTTGGTAATAGCGTGCATGTGGACACCGAGCTTGCGACTGAGAAATTCCATATCCAGATAATCCTCATAGGTCAAGGATTCGCTGATAATCTCATGGCCAGTAGCAGTTTCTTGGACAAGGGCACCGTTGAAGGTCACGACATAGTCACCTTGGTCTCTTAACTGCAAGTCGTCCAGAAGTTTGGCAACACCTGCGATAGGACGACCCGTTGCAATCACGACTTTGACGCCAGCTTCTTTGGCATCTTGGATGGCAGAAAAGACTTCCGGAGTGATTTCTTTTTTACTGTTAACCAGGGTACCATCGATATCGACGGCGATTAGTTTAATACTCATAAATTTCCTCTATTCGTTCTTATTTGGGGTAAAATGATCGTTCTCAATCAAGTGTAAAAATTGCTGGGTGATACTTGCGAAGATGCTATTTTGGTCCAACATTTCTTTCGGGAAATAGAAACGATTGTCTCCATGGCGACTGCCAGCAAGGGATTGGACGATAGGAGACAGGCTAGAGAGTTCAGCCAGTTCTCCATTTTTTTGTAGAATCTCAATCTGTGTCCGTGGATTTTCAGATTCGGGACGATAGATATCATAAGGGAGGTCAAAGTTCTTATGAATGGCAGTATAGTAGTCTGGATCAAAACCGATTTCTTCAACCAGTTGTCTCATGGTTGCGAGTTGGTCTTGGTCTTTTTCTGAAAAAGTAATGGATTTAAAGACCTTGCGGTTGACAAAACGTTGCGACAAGTCGGCTAGTATCTTGTCAGGACTGGTCATCCAGAGTTGGAAGTAGGTATTCATCACGCCGTCATCAAGTGCCAGATAATCAGATAGAGTAACTTTCTTTTCAAAAAAAGGTAGCAAATGAGGAGAAGTGCGTGCAAAGAAGTCTTTGTCCCCAGGATAGAGTTCCTTAGCGCGTTTGAGGAGATTCTGTAGAAGAACCTCCATGGCGCGTGTTGCTGGGTGGAAATAAACCTGCATATACATCTGGTAGCGACTGAGAACGTAGTCTTCGATGGCATGCATGCCGTTGCGCTGAAAGGCGATCCCATTTTCGACAGGACGAATGACTCGGAGGATGCGAGTCAGGTCAAATTCCCCATAAGATGCTCCTGTAAAATAAGAGTCGCGCAATAGATAGTCCATGCGATCCGCATCAATCTGACTAGAAATGAGCTGCACGACCTGCTTGTTAGGATAGGTATGGTCGATAACACTGGCTACCTTTTCTGGGCAATCTGGCGCTACTTGTAGCAGGACTTGGTGAATCTCTGTCTCAGGACTTTGGATGATTTCCTGAGTAATGGCTTCATGATTTGTATCAAAAAGATTTTCAAAAGTATGCGAGTAGGCACCATGCCCAAGGTCGTGTAGGAGAGCAGCGGTCATGGTCAAGAGAGACTCAGCAGGATCCCATTCTTCAGGGTATTTTTCTTCAAAAATCTCCGTGATACGTCGAGCAATCTCATAGACTCCCAAACAGTGGGAAAAGCGACTGTGCTCACCACCATGGAAGGTATAACTGGAAGTCCCTAGCTGTTTGATACGGCGAAGACGTTGAAATTCTTTTGTATTGATCAAGTCGTATATGACCTGATTATTGACGTGGATATAGTTGTGAACTGGGTCACGGAATACTTTTTCGTTCATATGACCATTATAGCAAAATCCTGCTCTTTTTGGTAAAATAGTAGGACAAGAGACAAGAAAGAGGATTTGATGTGAAGATTCGGATGCGAAATACGATTCAGTTTGATGAACAATTGGAAGTCATTGACCAACTCTATGACGTGGAAGTGCATAAAAAGGGAGATTATAGCTATCTGCTTTTCTACAATGAGGAAAAGGAAAAAGTGGTTCTCAAGTTTCATGAAGAAGAACTGGTGATGACCCGTTTCTCGAGTCCCAAAACCATCATGCGTTTTCTAAAGGCTAGTGATAGTTTAGCCTATATTCCGACTCCAATGGGGATGCAGGAGTTTATCATCCAAACGAATCACTACAAACTGGATGGGCAAAAGATTGAACTCGCATATCAACTGCAAAATCAAGAGGGACACCCCTTTGCCAGCTATCAATTAGAAATTACTTGGGGATAAGAAAAAGGTTGGCGAATGCCAACCTTATTTGATATAGAGTTCTTGATTTTTTAGGACAATTTCACGAACACTTGCGAATTTCTTGAGTTTTTTAAGTTCTTCAGGATGGGTTACCAGAGTGATAACATAGCCTTCTTTGCCCATGCGACCTGTACGGCCAGCGCGGTGAGTGTATGTTTCGATATCTCTAGGAACATCAAAGTTTACGACACATTCTAGGCTATCAATGTCAATTCCACGAGCCAGAAGGTCAGTTGCAAGGAGCAGGGTTAGTTGCTTATCTTTAAACTTTTCTAAGATGACTTTTCGAAATTTCACATTGACATCACTAGCGAGGGAGACAGCCAAGATATCGCGATACTGTAGTTTTTCTTCTGCACTTCCAAGGTCTGACAAACTATTAAAGAAGACCAGACCACGGAAATCCTCTACATGTGCTAGTTTTCGTAGCATGTCCACTCGGTGACGTTGGTCTACCTGCATGTAGAAGTGTTGGATGTTGTCCAGTCTTTGACCAGAGAGATCAATGGTGCGCGTGTTTGGTGCAATATTTTCTTGGTCAAACTTGGTCGTCGCACTCATGTAGATGAGTTGGTGGTCACGAGGTGCGTAGTGAGTGATTTTCTCGACAAAGTGAATCTGAGAATCATCGAGCAATTGGTCAAATTCATCCAGGATGATGGTTTCCACATTCATCATCTTGATTTTTTTCAATTTAATCAACTCAAAGATACGGCCAGGGGTCCCAATCAGAATTTCTGGTCCTTTTTTAAGGCGTTCAATCTGGCGTTTCTGACTTGAGCCTGATAGGAAGAGTTGAGCAGTCAAGCCGATAGCCTCTGCCCACGTTTTACACACGTCAAAAATCTGTCCAGCTAGTTCTGTATTTGGTGCTAGAATCAAGAGTTGCTGGGCTTTTTTCTTTTTTAGTCTGAGAAGACTTGGGAGTAAATAAGCTAGCGTCTTACCAGTTCCTGTTGGGCTCACTCCCAGTAGGTTTTCTCCAGCGAGGATGGGTTCAAATAGTTGAATTTGAATGGGGGTAAATTCCTGGAAACCGAGTTGGACGCTCAGTTCTTGCCATTCAGTAGGTAGTTTGGTTTTCATTTTTCTGCCTCAAATCTAATGCCAGATGACTGGCGCATGGTATGTAATAGGTCATGAACAGAACCTGCATCATCCAGCCAGTTCTGGTAAAGTGTCTGGTTTGGTTTCTGGATCATCTGTGCAAATGCTGCGACTTCCTCAGTCATCGTATGAGGAGCTTGTTGGATAGGGAGCTGGATTTGATTTCCTTGGTGGTCGCTAAAAATAGCTGAGCGGACATGTTCAATCGTGTTAAGGGTCAAGGTTCCATCTGCTGTGTAAATCTCACAAGGAAGATTGGAAGTGATGTTTTTCCCAGCCTTGATATGAACTTGAAATTCTGGGTAGAAGAGGATACCATCACCATTTAAGTCAATGCTATTGTCAAGCTGTTGAGCATGGTAAGTTGCGTCCTGAGCCTTTCCAAAGAGGCGAACGGCAGCGTAGAGAGGATAAATCCCCAAATCCATAAGGGCTCCACCAGCAAAACGATCTGAAAAGACATTTGGCGTCTGCCCAGCCAACAAATCCGGCATCTTGGAAGAATACTTGGCATAGTTGAAATCTGCTCCCAACACTTGCTTGTCTGCCAAAAAATTCTTGATAGTGGTAAAAGCTTCCTCGTGGTAGTTTCGTGCTGCTTCAAAGAGAAAACAATGATTTTTCTCAGCTGTCTGTCTCAAATCCAGCCACTCTTGTGGCTGAGTGACAGCTGGTTTTTCAAGAATGACGTGCTTACCAGCAGATAAGGCAGCCTTGGCTTGAACAAAATGCAAGGAGTTTGGACTGGCGATATAGACCACATCAAAGGAAGACTTAAAGAAGTCTTCTAATTGATCAAAGAGTTGGGTATTTTCATAGCGAGAAGCAAAGGTTGCGGCAGTTTCTAGTTTTCTAGAATAGACTGCAACCAGCTGGTATTCTCCGCTAGCATGGGCTGCTTCTATGAAATGGTGGCTGATAGCCCCTGTTCCGATGACACCTAATTTAAGCATAAATACTCCTTTTTCGACTTCAAATCCTTCCTTCATTATAACATAGAAAAGAAGGACTATCCAACAGATGGTAAAAATTTTCAAATGGGCTACGAATTTCTTGGAGAAAGTGGTACAATATTTAGATAAGTAGATGAAATGAGAAGGGGGAGAAAATGAGATTATTACCAATAAGGAAAATATCACGTCAGTCTAAGCGACTAGCGCTTTTTTTGACTTTTTGTGCAGGATATGTCGATGCTTATACTTTTATCGTGCGAGGGAATACCCTTGTCGCTGGACAGACTGGGAATGTCGTTTTTCTTTCTGTAGGACTCATTCAACAAAATGTATCGGATGCTAGTGCTAAAGTAATGACCTTGCTTTTCTTTATGATGGGTGTCTTTTTTCTGACATTGTATAAGGAAAAACTACGAATTGTTAAAAAGCCGATTTTGTCCTTGATTCCTCTTGCAGTCCTGTCCCTAATTATAGGCTTTGTGCCGCAAACGGTTGATAATATCTATCTCGTACCGCCCTTGGCCTTTTGTATGGGTCTGGTGACAACTGCTTTTGGAGAAGTGTCAGGTATTGCCTATAATAATGCTTTTATGACAGGGAATATCAAACGTACCATGTTGGCCTTTGGAGATTATTTCCGGACCAAGCATACGCCTTTCCTACGAGAGGGCTTGATTTTTGTTAGCTTGCTTAGCAGTTTTGTCTTCGGAGTTGTTTTTTCAGCTTATTTGACGATTTATTATCAGGAGAAGACAATTCTAGGTGTTCCTCTTATGATGAGTATCTTTTACTTCAGTATGCTTTTTGCTTCTTGGAAAAAAAAGGGAAAGAAAAAGCTTAAATTTGATTGATTTCGCTTGTAAGAAAAAAGAAGATATGCTATACTTGAAGAGTTGACTATGCACAATCCTGTGCAACCGCACGAACATCGTTGCTCATCGTATAACAAATTTAAACTTTGTTATACTTAGAGCTCTTCTTTTAAGTGGTTCGTCCCACGATGCTAGGCGAGTCTTCACAAAAATACGGGGAAACCCTAAAAATCATAGGAGGTGCATAATGAGCACATACGCAATTATCAAAACTGGCGGAAAACAAGTTAAAGTTGAAGTTGGTCAAGCAATCTACGTTGAAAAATTGAACGTTGAAGCTGGTCAAGAAGTTACTTTTAACGAAGTTGTTCTTGTTGGTGGTGAAAACACTGTTGTCGGAACTCCACTTGTTGCTGGAGCTACTGTAGTTGGAACTGTTGAAAAACAAGGAAAACAAAAGAAAGTTGTTACTTACAAGTACAAACCTAAAAAAGGTAGTCACCGTAAACAAGGTCACCGTCAACCATATACAAAAGTTGTCATCAACGCGATCAACGCTTAATTTTAAGGAGAACACATGATACAAGCAGTCTTTGAGAGAGCCGAAGATGGCGAGCTGAGGAGTGCGGAAATTACTGGACACGCCGAAAGTGGCGAATACGGCTTAGATGTCGTGTGTGCATCGGTTTCTACGCTTGCCATTAAC
This genomic stretch from Streptococcus sp. 1643 harbors:
- a CDS encoding DUF4299 family protein translates to MKTVNFTIKSNQSLRIGEVLQAELFECYSVSAKDAGLKPSADSLISDFHSVQFGVKEKSSLGFRLSFDGQAYQVSVPDLATASDWTGALMFLKTLLILLDVTVCEHDGVAYDKDSILEFHFTDIFLSALSELTKEVKVHPIVEIMGVKRPIYINELYLGQIIHVPDEQLLNSYDQRLRFTQQLNAYYSEQQVFKVEQNGEDIIIPINYLNSEGRTILPAQPELEPQYLQEYRGSKVAVARLFIMTADGEKLAEVPYRQFLESLTEGIYMLDAKYVLVDPISPETLQAVLKKGGF
- a CDS encoding NAD glycohydrolase inhibitor, with translation MKTYKLKNKENYRYFVKHYLEVMKEGKEAEAFLGTEAKYRFRQRDSYEVDSTDIGVLMEYCLYPLYVEGDKDIARRTFEILKDFSLSVDLVKLDKVTDYISIQNWFLTEYSNLPFVIEIDELVRNIIESISKLSDEQKRTYTYERLCNVLDRSPLYRQCDEEKVEKILKEFKEKYYNPPKVVEL
- a CDS encoding DUF6572 domain-containing protein — encoded protein: MRKQELLDFLKFNSNKLRYYTVYLNKKVLEQFAIGYYQDLSANRFIVYEVTERQQLYEKASFEREKDAIEELYEIVKFRCRIKSIPILLEVSEIDAIGTSDTDLELLLIDGNLWLPDTEEEHLLKLQEKLNNYIYFLESKQYVARYGDKFDKKVIHITFQYSPSDNGLAFLAAVQKVLQPTDMSLKVELPE
- the yidA gene encoding sugar-phosphatase yields the protein MSIKLIAVDIDGTLVNSKKEITPEVFSAIQDAKEAGVKVVIATGRPIAGVAKLLDDLQLRDQGDYVVTFNGALVQETATGHEIISESLTYEDYLDMEFLSRKLGVHMHAITKDGIYTANRNIGKYTVHESTLVSMPIFYRTPEEMADKEIVKCMFIDEPEILDATIEKIPAEFYERYSINKSAPFYLELLKKNVDKGSAITHLAEKLGLTKDETMAIGDEENDRTMLEVVGNPVVMENGNPELKKIAKYITKTNDESGVAHAIRTWVL
- a CDS encoding HD domain-containing protein, with the translated sequence MNEKVFRDPVHNYIHVNNQVIYDLINTKEFQRLRRIKQLGTSSYTFHGGEHSRFSHCLGVYEIARRITEIFEEKYPEEWDPAESLLTMTAALLHDLGHGAYSHTFENLFDTNHEAITQEIIQSPETEIHQVLLQVAPDCPEKVASVIDHTYPNKQVVQLISSQIDADRMDYLLRDSYFTGASYGEFDLTRILRVIRPVENGIAFQRNGMHAIEDYVLSRYQMYMQVYFHPATRAMEVLLQNLLKRAKELYPGDKDFFARTSPHLLPFFEKKVTLSDYLALDDGVMNTYFQLWMTSPDKILADLSQRFVNRKVFKSITFSEKDQDQLATMRQLVEEIGFDPDYYTAIHKNFDLPYDIYRPESENPRTQIEILQKNGELAELSSLSPIVQSLAGSRHGDNRFYFPKEMLDQNSIFASITQQFLHLIENDHFTPNKNE
- a CDS encoding DUF1934 domain-containing protein — encoded protein: MKIRMRNTIQFDEQLEVIDQLYDVEVHKKGDYSYLLFYNEEKEKVVLKFHEEELVMTRFSSPKTIMRFLKASDSLAYIPTPMGMQEFIIQTNHYKLDGQKIELAYQLQNQEGHPFASYQLEITWG
- a CDS encoding DEAD/DEAH box helicase encodes the protein MKTKLPTEWQELSVQLGFQEFTPIQIQLFEPILAGENLLGVSPTGTGKTLAYLLPSLLRLKKKKAQQLLILAPNTELAGQIFDVCKTWAEAIGLTAQLFLSGSSQKRQIERLKKGPEILIGTPGRIFELIKLKKIKMMNVETIILDEFDQLLDDSQIHFVEKITHYAPRDHQLIYMSATTKFDQENIAPNTRTIDLSGQRLDNIQHFYMQVDQRHRVDMLRKLAHVEDFRGLVFFNSLSDLGSAEEKLQYRDILAVSLASDVNVKFRKVILEKFKDKQLTLLLATDLLARGIDIDSLECVVNFDVPRDIETYTHRAGRTGRMGKEGYVITLVTHPEELKKLKKFASVREIVLKNQELYIK
- a CDS encoding Gfo/Idh/MocA family protein, which codes for MLKLGVIGTGAISHHFIEAAHASGEYQLVAVYSRKLETAATFASRYENTQLFDQLEDFFKSSFDVVYIASPNSLHFVQAKAALSAGKHVILEKPAVTQPQEWLDLRQTAEKNHCFLFEAARNYHEEAFTTIKNFLADKQVLGADFNYAKYSSKMPDLLAGQTPNVFSDRFAGGALMDLGIYPLYAAVRLFGKAQDATYHAQQLDNSIDLNGDGILFYPEFQVHIKAGKNITSNLPCEIYTADGTLTLNTIEHVRSAIFSDHQGNQIQLPIQQAPHTMTEEVAAFAQMIQKPNQTLYQNWLDDAGSVHDLLHTMRQSSGIRFEAEK
- a CDS encoding YoaK family protein: MRLLPIRKISRQSKRLALFLTFCAGYVDAYTFIVRGNTLVAGQTGNVVFLSVGLIQQNVSDASAKVMTLLFFMMGVFFLTLYKEKLRIVKKPILSLIPLAVLSLIIGFVPQTVDNIYLVPPLAFCMGLVTTAFGEVSGIAYNNAFMTGNIKRTMLAFGDYFRTKHTPFLREGLIFVSLLSSFVFGVVFSAYLTIYYQEKTILGVPLMMSIFYFSMLFASWKKKGKKKLKFD
- the rplU gene encoding 50S ribosomal protein L21, coding for MSTYAIIKTGGKQVKVEVGQAIYVEKLNVEAGQEVTFNEVVLVGGENTVVGTPLVAGATVVGTVEKQGKQKKVVTYKYKPKKGSHRKQGHRQPYTKVVINAINA